A genomic region of Papaver somniferum cultivar HN1 chromosome 7, ASM357369v1, whole genome shotgun sequence contains the following coding sequences:
- the LOC113300217 gene encoding uncharacterized protein LOC113300217 isoform X1 produces the protein MPSDIPFAGAEFAGVAAFGGMSDNEDNSPGYQIGDVPSAGAVNAGIAALGDMPDNEDNSPGYEVSDVTFAGAENAGIAASGLPGDMSDNENHSPGYHVSDVLPAGAEIAGVAAWGNEGDKIAYLDAMGGIVAVNDVADKAEDIANAKDDEARGFAESEGCLSDASSLALQLLGRTTSMKQTLATDYQGQNAMFANGKVPLMEEISSFLVTRKKLLDMHLMEQGTLQGLLVDVLTKSDSHSSDAASFALQLQNRIGLNNPSDPKPCTETTDQRFSFHKSSTITEMTDQRFSFHKSSTIVG, from the exons ATGCCCAGTGATATTCCTTTTGCTGGTGCTGAATTTGCAGGGGTCGCAGCTTTCG GTGGTATGTCTGACAATGAAGATAATTCACCAGGGTACCAAATCGGTGATGTTCCTTCTGCTGGTGCTGTGAATGCCGGCATCGCTGCTTTGG GTGATATGCCTGACAATGAAGATAATTCACCAGGCTACGAAGTCAGTGATGTCACTTTTGCTGGTGCTGAGAATGCCGGCATCGCTGCTTCAG GACTTCCAGGTGATATGTCTGACAATGAAAATCATTCTCCCGGGTACCATGTCAGTGACGTTCTTCCTGCTGGTGCTGAGATTGCAGGCGTCGCTGCTTGGG GAAATGAGGGCGACAAAATTGCATATTTAG ATGCCATGGGTGGTATAGTTGCTGTTAACGACGTAGCAGATAAAGCTGAGGACATTGCAAATGCAAAAGATGACGAAGCTAGAG GGTTTGCTGAATCTGAAGGCTGCCTCAGTGACGCAAGTTCCTTAGCACTACAACTCCTTGGCCGTACTACTTCAATGAAACAGACACTTGCCACGGATTACCAAGGACAGAATGCAATGTTTGCCAATGGGAAGGTTCCGTTAATGGAAGAGATAAGTAGTTTTCTGGTCACACGGAAAAAACTGTTAGATATGCACTTAATGGAGCAGGGAACGTTGCAAGGGTTATTGGTGGATGTGTTAACTAAATCTGACAGCCACAGCAGTGACGCGGCATCCTTTGCATTGCAGCTCcaaaatcgaattggactaaacaatccatccg ACCCCAAACCGTGCACCGAGACGACAGATCAACGGTTCTCATTTCATAAGTCGTCAACGATCACCGAGATGACAGATCAACGGTTCTCATTTCATAAGTCGTCAACGATCGTTGGATGA
- the LOC113300217 gene encoding uncharacterized protein LOC113300217 isoform X2, whose product MPSDIPFAGAEFAGVAAFGGMSDNEDNSPGYQIGDVPSAGAVNAGIAALGDMPDNEDNSPGYEVSDVTFAGAENAGIAASGLPGDMSDNENHSPGYHVSDVLPAGAEIAGVAAWGNEGDKIAYLDAMGGIVAVNDVADKAEDIANAKDDEARGFAESEGCLSDASSLALQLLGRTTSMKQTLATDYQGQNAMFANGKVPLMEEISSFLVTRKKLLDMHLMEQGTLQGLLVDVLTKSDSHSSDAASFALQLQNRIGLNNPSE is encoded by the exons ATGCCCAGTGATATTCCTTTTGCTGGTGCTGAATTTGCAGGGGTCGCAGCTTTCG GTGGTATGTCTGACAATGAAGATAATTCACCAGGGTACCAAATCGGTGATGTTCCTTCTGCTGGTGCTGTGAATGCCGGCATCGCTGCTTTGG GTGATATGCCTGACAATGAAGATAATTCACCAGGCTACGAAGTCAGTGATGTCACTTTTGCTGGTGCTGAGAATGCCGGCATCGCTGCTTCAG GACTTCCAGGTGATATGTCTGACAATGAAAATCATTCTCCCGGGTACCATGTCAGTGACGTTCTTCCTGCTGGTGCTGAGATTGCAGGCGTCGCTGCTTGGG GAAATGAGGGCGACAAAATTGCATATTTAG ATGCCATGGGTGGTATAGTTGCTGTTAACGACGTAGCAGATAAAGCTGAGGACATTGCAAATGCAAAAGATGACGAAGCTAGAG GGTTTGCTGAATCTGAAGGCTGCCTCAGTGACGCAAGTTCCTTAGCACTACAACTCCTTGGCCGTACTACTTCAATGAAACAGACACTTGCCACGGATTACCAAGGACAGAATGCAATGTTTGCCAATGGGAAGGTTCCGTTAATGGAAGAGATAAGTAGTTTTCTGGTCACACGGAAAAAACTGTTAGATATGCACTTAATGGAGCAGGGAACGTTGCAAGGGTTATTGGTGGATGTGTTAACTAAATCTGACAGCCACAGCAGTGACGCGGCATCCTTTGCATTGCAGCTCcaaaatcgaattggactaaacaatccatccg aGTAA
- the LOC113296449 gene encoding coiled-coil domain-containing protein 1-like → MGIVVGCSCEVILGISQRTSGIFDEDDEEIAPVVGGLVLLDRHRDVFHPLCTATDLKDKYWSIRLAKLRELFDGNDFSDDDFEEEGNDDESEGKIEDYDSVEDSEDEPDDNVPGDIPFAGAGSNDSSESEGDKGDISEKGDDSDDSSDSKEDNDDEPKGNPLIWIFLHPSVIVFTFY, encoded by the exons ATGGGGATCGTGGTTGGCTGttcttgtgaagtaatacttggcATTTCCCAACGAACTTCGGGCAtatttgacgaagatgatgaagaaattgcACCAGTGGTGGG TGGATTAGTACTTCTTGATCGTCATCGTGATGTGTTCCATCCTCTATGCACTGCAACTGATTTGAAG GACAAATACTGGAGCATTAGGTTAGCTAAGTTGAGAGAACTTTTTGATGGTAATGACTTCAGTGATGATGACTTTGAGGAAGAAGGCAACGATGATGAATCTGAGG GTAAAATTGAGGATTACGACTCTGTGGAAGacagcgaggatgaacctgatg ACAATGTGCCTGGTGATATTCCTTTTGCTGGTGCTGGAAGTAATGATAGTTCCGAGTCTGAGGGAGACAAGG GTGATATTTCTGAGAAAGGAGATGATAGTGATGATAGTTCTGACTCGAAGGAAGACAACGATGATGAACCCAAGGGTAATCCTCTTATTTGGATTTTCTTACATCCTTCGGTGATTGTTTTCACTTTTTACTGA